From the Carassius carassius chromosome 34, fCarCar2.1, whole genome shotgun sequence genome, the window tacaaaatatcttcataggaCTTAATCTTTACTGAATATCCTAATGACTTTTgggataaaagaaaaatcgattttgataaaatataaaatataccccagcgacttaagtttagtggtccagggtcacatttgtacaCTAAACGACTTTAATTTGGAGGAATTACTAATTGTGTCCTGTTGTTTTATTGCACAGGTCAAGGAGAAATGGATTCGTCCATTGGAGATTGGGGAAGCTCACATGCTGTTGCTTGATGATCTTGGAAAAGAACGACTGACTGTTACTCTAATAGATGCCAATCACTGTCCTGGGGCAGTTATGTTTCTCTTTGAGGGATACTTTGGCACCAGACTGTACACTGGTAAGTTTGGGAGGAGGAAATGAATATTATGGAAATGTGCAGTAATCTAATAGTGTTTCTTAAGACAGAACATTATTGGATCCCACTGTCACATACCGAGATTACATTTTAATGATACTGTTATTGTGTTTCATCTCAGGTGATTTCCGTTATACTCCATCTATGCTTAGAGAGCAATGTCTGAGGAACACCACAACCATTGATGTGCTGTATCTGGACAATACAAACTGTGACCCCACTCGAGCCATACCTTCTCGTCAACAAGCCACACAGCAAATTAAAGAGATCATTAGGACTCATCCTGGATATGCTGTGGTTATTGGTGAGACTCTCCCACtttcaacattttataaaaattttatggAATagaatttaatgtgttttatattcAGACACATTTTCCGAACAACTGTTTCTACAATAACAATGAAACATTTTTCTTGACCTGgtacatattaaaattatttctgaaggatcatgtgacaatgaaaaatacatttattattattccctttatatatatttttttttttttatattcatctcATACATTTGTCATTCATGTGGCTAATTAACTTTATACAGTTGTGTTGATAAATAGCATGCTGTGAAAAGTGACTGAATCAATCTCAGTGAATCTCCATTGGAATAATTATTAATGAGTCTGTTACCTGTTATTAGGTCTTTACTCTCTGGGTAAAGAGTCTCTGTTGGTGGAGCTGGCTATCGAGTTTAAAACATGGGTGGAGGTGGATAGAGAGCGTCTGGAAACCTTGCGTGTTCTGGAGCTCCCGGATGTTTTCACCACTGACTCTGGTTCGGGCCGCATACGTGTGGTCGCTCAGTCTATGATCAATGCTTCCAACCTGCATGCGTGGAATAAAGTCCAGCCTACCATCGCTATACTGCCCACCAGCCGCCCTAGGGTCTCCTGTCACACTAATGTCTATGTGGTGCCTTACTCTGACCATTCTTCCTACCAGGAGCTGGAGGACTTTGTGTCAGCCCTGTGTCCTATCTCACTGGTGCCCATTGTAGGCAACTGTCTGCcttatttttcttctcttctaAACCCTAGCAGGAAAAAGCCCAAAGAGGTGGTGATTCCAGAGTCGGTCAAGCACTACATGATGACCAATTCTAATATTCAGACCTCCTCAAATGGCATAACAAACATGCTTCAAACAGCCTTGCGCCCAGAGTCTCGTGGGGTGGTGTTCGAATCTCCAGAGTCAAAAATAAGCCGACTTAGTCATGATGATGGAGATTCTGACTGCATTCTTCAAGACATGAGCACAAACTCCTTCTCTCGAGAGAACGGCCCACACAACAAGCATTTGAAACCCATCAAAGTTGCATCAGAAGATGTCATCGCAGTTGGCAGCAGCCTTCCTTCAGATGACAACCAATCTATTAGTACACTTACACATGTAAGATCACCTGACCGCAGCTCTGTGTACGTATGTGAGCATGCAAGTCCAACCAAATCATCCAAGGAGAAGAGTCCTCGAATGGGCAGCACCAATTATAGAGAGAGGTGTTGTTCGATGGATAGCATCAGTATGCATGACCAGACCTGTGTTACCGGTGCACTTACACCCCCTGAAACACAATCTGTGACCTCCACCTTGACCTTCATGTTACAGCGAGAGCAGATTGAGCAGTTGCTCCTTGAGAACTTCACCATACCTGCTGAACAGCTCAAAGGTGATCAGGTATCACGGGGACTTTGTGAAGAGAATCGCCTTACTCCGATTGATCTTCCTAATCTGGCAGGTGATCCTCTTGAAGCAGCTATAAAGACATTCACATCTAAATGTGATTATGCAAGCGCTTCCAGTATGTGGTAATGCTTATGTGAACGTTTATTTAACATGTATCATTGTATTTTAGATGTTAACAGTATTGTGGTTAAGTCTCCAAATCATTAGCACTGTGCCAAGTACTAATTCTTTTCCACATTGTCATTCTGCTTTTCTTTAAGCCAAAAACTATTGATGACATCAATATGATGGTATTATTTTCATTATGTTGATGCTGAGGTTCAACATGTTTTGCATGCATTTGTTATCTTACGTAGCATCACACAGCAGCTTATTGTATAGATTTGTTTTCACATGGGGAAAAGATCCTATTAAAAGTGTTTCTTGTTCTTTTGGGtaaaagtctttttttaacatgatacattttatttagtttttacttaaagcatatgatttttttaaaacatttgaacatAAACATTTCAGTCTTTTGTGTAGAATATTGATGCAACATCCAAATGAACTTGTCTTTAATGAGAGTAATGTTGTAAAAGATGGGCACTGGATGAAATATCCTGTGCATGTTGTGACGCATAACAGACCAATCATTTGAAGATTATTAAAGTGATAACTCATGTTGTTATTTTCAAATTAGCATCAAATTCTTTGGAATGTTCTCTTTGAATCATACAAAGGAATAGAAAATATGGCCTTAAGTAATTCTTTGATTAGTTTGCTATCTAATTTCTTATTGAAAGTTTTTTTAGGGAAGTGTTGGGTGGCTTCTTCTCTGCACTTTATCTCGCTTTacctctgaaagaaaagaaaaaaacatcccTGCACTGCACATCATTAAAGTGGCAGAATAGAATTTTGTTATATTCCTAATACATTGCACCTCATATGACTATAAAAGACTTGTATAGTGCAAGAGATTCATACACAACTTCTATGCTATGTGTTCCAGGGGAAAAGATCATAATGACATGAAGGTCAAtgatatatgttttgttttcttttggggGCTGACAAAAAAGAGAAGCACAGCTTTAGGCAGTGTAAATTGATTAGGCTCTTGGTTTAACCAGCAGGTGGCAGACTAGTTCAATGCTCTAAAACTCCATTTACTGTATACAGTAATGTGGAATTAATGCAGGGAAATATACTGAATTaaccttatttattttataattgcctACAAAAAGTTAGAAGTTATGTTTTTATGATAGTACTGATTATGTGCACAGCATAATTCTATAGACAATCCATGGAAAGTTTCACCTAAACATTTCCTCTGTGTGATCAGATTATCTGATAGGATTTGTCCCTGATGTTACTGATACCACTGCCTCATATTCAGAGACATGAGTAAAATAAGAGCGGATCAATGTCTAATGTATTTCTATCGTACAATAGATAGAGAAGTCAGAGGTCTGTCGTTTAGTATTCACCAACTTGTGACAATACCTGTAATACATATGTAGTTAGTCCAAACAGCTGTTTACCATTGTATCCACGTACTGAGGGATTGTGTGTAAGTGATTGGGCTCGCATGCTGCTGTGCAAGGAAATATACGACTAAAGCCAGGATGTCCTAAAGCCCTGATGTTTTATTCACCTCTGGTTTCTGCACTCACTATGCTCATAAAGGATGAATGGTTTGATGTACCAGGGGGACTCTTTGCATTCCAGATGAGGCTTAAACCACATTAAAAACGCTCTTCAGGCTGTGCTGATCCAGCACAGGAATCCTTAGCCTAACATCCTGGATTGATGGCCAACCGCTGGCTCAACCGCCAAAAGggaaacaacagactgactcacCACAGCCAGTGAGAGATTTAGCAGTGTAAATGTGTAATTCAGTCAGACCCTCTAAGTTATAACTGGATGGTTAAATGTTGGATTGGGTAGAAATAATATTATCAACATCAAATCCTGTTATTTCATGATTCAAGTTAATTATTTTGTACCTAACAAGTTGTCAATGGCAACATGGCTGACTTTGATATCTGGGCCATGCCTTATGAACAACTTTGCAGTAGTGAACATTTATGATTTGACTGATGGCTAGTGTAGAGTAAGAATATAACAACCAAATTAACTTTTTATACATGGAGACTCACTCAAGCTCACACACATTAATGTTTGATCACATTTACCAAGCAGATTTTTTAACTCTTTGGTAGCATGAACTTGCTGCGTTGACTAGCAGAaaactgcttggtttgaaagtgattcTGTGTGAGCTTTGCTTTTTACATTGCTAGACTTCTGACAATAGATAACAGCCCTTTGTGCCTGCAAAATCCTGCTGAAATTTCACTAATATGACAGCACCTTTATGCAGTTTTCTCACAGTGATGCAGCTGCCTGACCTCGAGCCCATCAACCCTGCAGCAGAACCCCTGCTGACCGATTAAAGCTTCTGACATTTGTGTatgcaggagaagaaaaaaaacaaacagaaataaacaAAGCATGATGGAGTGCAGGAGTAGGATTatattttgtgtacattttttttgattattatatatatatatatattttttttactctatcCATTTGTCCATCCACATGGTCAGCCTCTGCAGTGCTGGATAGAGTGTCATCACTCTAAGCATAATACAGTTCCTTCCTCTCTGAGACAGAGTATTGGAATTGCCAGAATCAAAGTCTCATGTGATTTGAGCCTGCTTCCTGAAGTAGGCCATCCATAAAGTGACTTTTACTGGGACGTTTGAGACCAGTTCTGGTGGTGCTGCTGGAGGTTTAAATTAGGCATGGAGCATTTCATCAGCCCCTGTCGCTACTGCAAAAGCCTTTGATGTGCCCCAGACAGGGTGTCCCTCCCTTTACACCAAGAGCCACGACAGTttaatgagaaagaaaaagaaggagaGTATGTATGAGTGTTCGGGTGCATACGCAATTAGGAGAGTAGAACAACTTCATTGGAAATTGCATTAAAGACCATAGCAGAGAATATTTTCAAGTATTAAGCTGAAGACATGCACAAAGTCACGAAACTGCACaaaaaatgttgtattatatGTTCTGTTCATTTCAGTTGATATTGTTTTGctgaacttttttattattattattgcaccaGGGTTATTATATTTGGTAAATTTCAAGTGTCAAACTGGAGATCAAGCACACTTTAGGAATTAAAAACTTTTGTCACGTCCTTCAAATTTCTTTTGACATTCTGGTATTCCAAGCTGTTCACTTCAACTGCATCCAGAATGAAATGATAGCAGGTGGCCAGGGCACTATTTGCTGTTTTTTGTCTTTCTGGAAACTCTTTCTCATAGTTTTCCAGTATTGTAATTCCAATTACAAACAATAAAATCACTATATGCTATAAGAAGGTGCATATTTATTGCAAACTTCTTGCTATGtaatttttaaagccatttgccAAATTTAATTTTAGTCAAACCCTGATTTGTGTGATTTTGTTCTTTTCTAGCagtcaacaaaataataatataagatcTACCAAATAAATACATCCATAAAAATCAACAATTAGACGAGATTTATCAAATAACACTAATGATAATTATGCAACTGAAAAATTGTATTTGATTTACTTCCACCACACTGTAAAAAGTTCAAATTAAGTTATTTCTTGGGTGTCAAACTCTAAGGACACCGAAGTTTATTATATTCATGAAAAGTGCCAGCTGTTGACAGTTTTATAAGCttagttcattttattttaggttaGCCTGGCATAATTTCATTTATTCTCACAGCACAGAACACCAATCCAATGATTAAGTGGGTCGTCTTATGATGATGCATGAGGCTATTCTGTTTTTTTCTCATAGTAAAGTGAATGTGTTGTGGCAAGTCTGTCAAATTTTCTgagcagaaaaaaaattatttaactgcTCGCTGCACTTGCATATTAATTCGGTTGTTTGGCTAAAATATGCCTGAAATGAACATGCAAATTAGATATTTACAAATATCCCTCATTCATGTATTTTTGATTGTGAATATGtagattttattctattttattccatTTCCACCTTTCGGGGAGATTATTTTGATCAGCTCGAATACACTGCCAAAGGTGTTGTTACTCCTGTTTTGATGAAACACAGATGAATATCAAAACTGTACACTGCacacttatttaaaaatgtgcagcCTGTTAGGTGCAATGAAATGTGTCTGAGAACTGGATTTCTTCTAGACTTCTGATGACCCAGATTTCAGATGACATTTGTGAAAATGTTCCCTGGTTTCTCTATTTCGGGCTCATGCTTTTCACTGGTATGACTTTTTGAATTGTGTTTTAAAAGCCAGTCTGGCTTACGGCATGATGACAAAGAACATTAGTGTTTTCTTTTCAGCATGTTGATGACCTCAGACCTGTCCCCATTCAGCCATGTGTCTTATAAGGGGACCTACTACATCTCTACAGATATGGGGACAGACAGACAAAAGCATGATAGCTACACTAACAAACGAATCTAGAGATGCTAATTGTGCTTTTATCAGTAtcctatacatttacatttacttttaatcatttagcagacgcttttatccaaagcgacttacaaatgagaacaatagaagcagtcaggtcaacaagagaacaacaacagtatacaagtgccatgacgagTCTCAGTAAGTCTAGTATAgcacgcatagccaggttttttttttttttttttgtaaatgaaaagacaagaaaaggaaaagtgctagtattagttggttaagtgcaggcgaaaaagatgagtctttagatgtttcttaaaaatgagtaaagactcagctgtacgatttgagattgggaggtcattccaccagctgggcacagtccaggaaaaggtccgtgagagtgattttgaacttctttgggatggcaccacaaggcgtcgttcacttgcagagcgcaaacttctggagggcacataagatttaaccagtgagtttaggtatgttggtgccgtgccagtggtcgtcttgtaggcaagcatcagtaccttgaatttgatgcgagcggctactggtagccagtgtaacctgatgaggagaggagtaacgtgagctttttttttggctcattgaagacaaccctcgctgctgcattctggatcaattgcagaggcttgacaatACATAGAGGAAGgcctgccaggagagcattacaatagtccagtctggagagaacaagagcttggacaagaagttgggtggcttgctctgacaggaagggtctaatcttcctaatgttgtataaggcaaacctgcaggaccgggtcgttgcaatgtggtctgtgaagcttaactaatgatccatcacaactcctaggtttctggctgtcctcgaaggagtaatggttgatgagcccagctgtatagagaagttgtgatgaagcaatggcaTTTGAACATAACTGGAGCTATGACTCGTTTCTGCAAAGCCCTTTAACAGCTTTAACTAATATTTAGCCTATTTagcattaattaaataaaataaaacaaaagtcacACGATTTGGGTAAACCATTTCTTTCTTGACCGCGTGCCACTAAATTAAAACTTTTCAAATCAGGTTGTTGTGTCACTCATACACAAAATACAAAGTTCTCAAAATAAGAGAACAGGTTTGTTGGTGAACATAACTTTTACTTAGGTTTACTTATTTCCAAATTTCTTGGAGACCATGGCATTGTCTCCAGCACCGCTCTAATCACGCACTGCACATATAAACATACAACATAATTAGGTTATAATATAGATTAACCAACAATTGACTCTCACGCGGTGGTTCTTTAAATGAACCGTTCAAAAAACACATGAACTCTGGAGTTACCGGTTTCAATCACTTTGAGGAATCCTTCATCCACCCAGGGAGCCAACTGATTGGACCGCAAGTAATATTCATTGCCGCTGTccagcaataaaaaacaaacaaacaaacaaacgaaaaacAGACCTATACTTGTCACTTAGTTAAAAATTTCTCAACATAAACTTTTACTATTTGCATCATGATTACCCTTTGTAGTCAGTCTATTTTAGCTTAAACAAAACTGACCACACAGTAAATAGCAATTGTTTAGCATTCAGAAATTAGCAAGTAAACATAATGAACACAGAATAGATTGGAACTTTTGCAGTGTCAacacatgaaaacaaaaacaaaagactaGCTAATGACATTTAATGGTATTTTTACCCTTTGAGGAAACTCACCTGTGTACATCATCTAAACACTGTGACCAGAGAGACTAGTGACTAATCGCTCAGAATGAATGTGACAAACCCGAAGGAACTAAAGCGAATAGACTTATGTAAATGCACACCTGACTCTGGAGGCCCCAGCGGTGGCATCTAACATGAATTAATGAGAAAATCTCTCTGCTCTCCCATTAAAGGCTGCTTCGGTTTGTAATAGACTGCAACAGTGTGTATCTGATGGATTATTCATGAAAAAGAAACTCatgcatacaaaaaaaatct encodes:
- the LOC132114595 gene encoding 5' exonuclease Apollo-like is translated as MNGKVLPDTPIAVDCWQLRKCHHVRLFFLSHMHADHTTGLSSTWSHRPIYCSPLTAKLLQLKLKVKEKWIRPLEIGEAHMLLLDDLGKERLTVTLIDANHCPGAVMFLFEGYFGTRLYTGDFRYTPSMLREQCLRNTTTIDVLYLDNTNCDPTRAIPSRQQATQQIKEIIRTHPGYAVVIGLYSLGKESLLVELAIEFKTWVEVDRERLETLRVLELPDVFTTDSGSGRIRVVAQSMINASNLHAWNKVQPTIAILPTSRPRVSCHTNVYVVPYSDHSSYQELEDFVSALCPISLVPIVGNCLPYFSSLLNPSRKKPKEVVIPESVKHYMMTNSNIQTSSNGITNMLQTALRPESRGVVFESPESKISRLSHDDGDSDCILQDMSTNSFSRENGPHNKHLKPIKVASEDVIAVGSSLPSDDNQSISTLTHVRSPDRSSVYVCEHASPTKSSKEKSPRMGSTNYRERCCSMDSISMHDQTCVTGALTPPETQSVTSTLTFMLQREQIEQLLLENFTIPAEQLKGDQVSRGLCEENRLTPIDLPNLAGDPLEAAIKTFTSKCDYASASSMW